One part of the Puniceicoccaceae bacterium genome encodes these proteins:
- a CDS encoding cytochrome c biogenesis protein ResB: protein MPPQNVLTHHPAFRLVSSLKLTTGLLCLSMALLFFASLDMAEIGIPQAQALYFRNVVAIWHYPDQWPLAQFLSWIALPIPGGYLLGPLLIANLICSHLRSFRRTVGHVGLLLLHAGILGLIAGQAITDHAQRIYLMGLEKNTAITHAISPHRDELVVINSSQPKKTQELRFPDKSLRPGATLSHPDLPFQLKVLNFHANSILQSLNSSPSDSQRASATHGVGRNLQVIPQPRSTQSGISERHLASAQIEAITSHGSLGVWLVNTAFEGQIPAQPVPEEDSPFVIELRVERHMLPFALTLLRNEQTTYPGTDIPKSMTSWIQLDDPRSGASFQTTLSPNQPLRHAGYHLYQISQSRGEPLLQVVRNPARLMPYLSLTLVIAGLSILFASKLSRFLKHSFHP from the coding sequence TTGCCACCCCAAAACGTGTTGACGCATCATCCTGCATTTCGACTGGTTTCGTCACTGAAACTCACGACAGGGTTGTTATGCCTGTCGATGGCACTGCTGTTTTTCGCCAGCCTGGATATGGCCGAAATCGGAATCCCCCAGGCACAGGCACTCTACTTTCGCAATGTTGTAGCGATCTGGCATTATCCTGATCAGTGGCCTCTCGCACAATTCCTGTCCTGGATTGCACTTCCCATTCCAGGTGGGTATCTCTTGGGTCCGCTGCTGATCGCAAACCTGATCTGCTCCCACCTCCGCAGCTTTCGCCGCACAGTGGGACATGTGGGGCTCCTGCTCTTGCACGCAGGCATTCTCGGACTCATTGCCGGTCAGGCGATCACCGATCATGCCCAGCGGATTTACTTGATGGGGCTGGAGAAAAACACTGCCATCACCCATGCAATCAGCCCGCATCGGGACGAACTCGTCGTGATCAACTCGAGCCAACCGAAAAAAACGCAGGAGCTGCGCTTTCCAGACAAATCCCTGCGACCCGGTGCCACACTCAGCCATCCCGACCTCCCTTTTCAACTGAAGGTCCTCAACTTTCATGCCAACTCCATCCTTCAATCCCTCAACAGTTCCCCATCAGATTCTCAGCGAGCCAGTGCAACCCATGGGGTCGGTCGCAATCTTCAAGTGATCCCTCAGCCCCGTTCCACCCAATCCGGCATCAGCGAGCGCCACCTTGCTTCAGCGCAAATTGAAGCGATCACTTCGCACGGCAGTTTGGGAGTTTGGCTGGTCAACACTGCCTTTGAAGGACAAATCCCCGCTCAACCCGTTCCGGAAGAGGATTCACCTTTCGTGATCGAACTCCGGGTCGAGCGGCACATGCTTCCCTTTGCGCTCACACTGCTTCGCAACGAGCAAACCACCTACCCCGGAACCGATATCCCCAAAAGCATGACCAGCTGGATTCAACTCGACGACCCAAGGTCGGGAGCATCTTTTCAAACCACACTTTCCCCAAACCAACCTTTGCGTCATGCGGGTTACCACCTGTATCAGATTTCTCAATCCCGAGGCGAACCCCTGTTGCAGGTTGTGCGAAATCCCGCCCGACTCATGCCATACCTGTCGCTCACGCTGGTCATAGCAGGACTTTCGATTCTATTCGCATCGAAACTTTCCAGATTTTTGAA
- a CDS encoding spore photoproduct lyase family protein, giving the protein MSHCSHSPVISKSQQLSENRFFNNLDPRNRDCILERADSLHLSHQDLMQVVEFTTDFEMWDAGLLDALWDISGVEHLSPKQRKQMVMRRLRDRWQQLKSDLPHYNPDARPLKTKGPITFSKKDSDDKILGLCPVFSDKTRCCNLQTLDAVMNCGFECTYCSIQSFYHGEEIIFQGNFREKLERIELDPNRCYHIGTGQSSDSLLWGNKNNVLQDLFSWAERHPNVILELKTKSANTHYLLDNPVPSNVICTWSMNADTIVRNEELRTAPLQARISAARKIADRGILVGFHLHPIVAFQGWEVEYPALVRQLTDTFQSSEVALVSMGTLTFIKPVMKQLRERKQKSKILQMPFEDAAGKTSYPIELKQQFFKRVYDAFSPWHNEVFFYLCMEDPSLWPAVFGFDYANNAAFESAMKSHYLQKVNAVREHRGETAVVPALL; this is encoded by the coding sequence ATGTCTCATTGTTCCCACAGTCCCGTCATTTCCAAAAGTCAGCAACTCTCGGAAAACCGTTTCTTCAACAATCTCGATCCACGCAATCGAGACTGTATTCTCGAACGTGCGGATTCACTGCACCTGTCCCATCAGGACTTGATGCAGGTAGTGGAATTCACGACCGACTTTGAGATGTGGGACGCAGGCTTGCTCGATGCACTCTGGGATATCAGCGGTGTGGAACACCTTTCACCTAAACAGCGTAAGCAGATGGTAATGCGGCGGTTGCGTGATCGCTGGCAACAGCTCAAATCCGATCTTCCGCACTACAACCCCGATGCTCGACCCCTGAAAACAAAGGGTCCCATCACCTTTAGCAAAAAAGACTCCGACGACAAAATACTGGGTCTGTGCCCCGTGTTTTCGGACAAGACCCGTTGCTGCAACCTGCAAACCCTGGATGCCGTGATGAACTGCGGTTTTGAATGCACCTACTGTTCAATCCAGTCGTTTTACCATGGCGAAGAAATTATTTTTCAGGGCAATTTCAGGGAAAAACTCGAACGCATCGAACTCGACCCGAATCGCTGCTATCACATTGGCACAGGTCAATCCTCCGATTCCCTGCTCTGGGGAAACAAGAACAACGTGTTGCAGGATCTCTTTTCGTGGGCGGAACGTCATCCCAATGTGATTCTTGAACTCAAGACAAAGTCCGCCAACACCCACTACCTTCTCGACAATCCCGTGCCGTCCAACGTCATCTGCACCTGGTCGATGAATGCCGACACCATCGTTCGCAATGAGGAACTGCGAACGGCCCCCCTTCAAGCCCGAATCTCCGCCGCACGGAAAATCGCAGACCGGGGCATTCTGGTGGGATTTCACCTGCATCCGATTGTCGCCTTCCAAGGTTGGGAAGTGGAATACCCTGCCCTGGTCAGGCAGCTCACGGACACTTTTCAATCCAGTGAAGTTGCTCTGGTATCGATGGGGACACTCACGTTCATCAAACCCGTTATGAAACAGCTTCGCGAGCGCAAGCAGAAGAGTAAGATCCTGCAGATGCCTTTTGAAGATGCAGCCGGAAAGACTTCATATCCAATCGAACTCAAGCAACAGTTTTTCAAGCGGGTCTACGATGCCTTTTCTCCCTGGCACAACGAGGTGTTCTTCTATCTTTGCATGGAAGATCCTTCACTGTGGCCAGCGGTCTTTGGTTTCGACTATGCCAACAACGCAGCCTTCGAATCCGCCATGAAATCCCACTACCTGCAAAAGGTGAATGCCGTTCGGGAACATCGGGGAGAAACGGCAGTGGTCCCCGCATTGCTGTGA
- a CDS encoding cysteine desulfurase, producing MRDLIQTIERIRRDFPFFSAQHASSQWVYLDNAATTQKPQVVIDALVEFYSSYNANIHRGLYELSERATQAYEGARAKVAGFLNARSESEIIFTKGATESLNLLASSWGGTQLQPGDEILLSEMEHHANIVPWQMVAQATGARVVTIPMNEQGELDLEVAEKQLKAGSVKCMSIVHISNALGVRNDVEHLVRTAVANGVFTIVDGSQAVSHFPVDVQSLGCDAYVFSGHKLFAPTGIGILWARSEVLAAIPPYQGGGDMIRKVSWQGTTFAEPPSKFEAGTPHIAGAIGLGAAIDYVQSLGFETIGAIDHLLFEKASKTIEQIPGLRRVGSSDSQLGVVSFVADAIHASDLASFLSVDKIAVRTGHHCAQPLMDRLGIQGTVRASFSIYNHPDELDRLGKSLERAVRMLG from the coding sequence ATGAGAGATCTGATCCAGACCATTGAACGTATTCGCAGGGATTTTCCATTTTTTTCTGCGCAGCATGCATCCAGTCAATGGGTGTACCTCGACAACGCTGCTACGACGCAGAAACCGCAGGTTGTCATTGATGCGCTGGTGGAATTTTACAGCAGCTACAATGCAAACATCCATCGGGGGCTGTACGAATTGAGCGAGCGGGCAACCCAGGCCTACGAAGGTGCTCGTGCAAAGGTTGCGGGATTTCTCAATGCACGTAGTGAGAGTGAGATCATTTTCACCAAAGGAGCAACGGAGTCCCTGAACCTGCTCGCCTCATCCTGGGGTGGCACACAGCTGCAGCCGGGAGATGAAATCCTGCTGTCGGAAATGGAACACCATGCCAACATTGTGCCTTGGCAGATGGTGGCCCAGGCAACGGGTGCGCGCGTCGTGACCATACCGATGAATGAGCAGGGCGAACTCGATCTGGAGGTTGCCGAGAAACAGCTCAAGGCGGGATCTGTCAAATGCATGAGCATCGTGCACATTTCCAATGCGCTGGGGGTTCGCAATGATGTGGAGCATCTCGTTCGCACGGCGGTTGCAAACGGCGTGTTCACCATTGTGGATGGATCGCAGGCGGTGTCGCATTTTCCGGTCGATGTGCAGTCTTTGGGGTGCGACGCATATGTTTTTTCCGGTCACAAGCTCTTTGCTCCGACAGGCATCGGAATTCTCTGGGCGCGCAGTGAAGTCCTTGCCGCCATCCCTCCCTATCAGGGTGGGGGAGACATGATTCGCAAGGTGTCATGGCAGGGAACCACCTTTGCCGAACCGCCGTCGAAGTTTGAAGCTGGCACCCCGCACATCGCAGGTGCCATTGGTCTGGGTGCTGCCATCGACTACGTGCAGTCGCTCGGATTTGAGACGATTGGCGCAATCGACCACCTGTTATTTGAAAAGGCGTCAAAAACGATAGAGCAAATTCCCGGACTTCGACGCGTTGGGAGCAGCGATTCACAACTCGGAGTTGTGTCGTTTGTGGCAGATGCAATTCACGCAAGTGACCTCGCTTCGTTTCTCAGCGTGGACAAAATCGCAGTTCGAACAGGGCACCACTGTGCGCAACCCCTGATGGATCGGCTGGGCATACAGGGAACCGTAAGGGCATCCTTTTCGATTTATAATCACCCCGACGAACTGGATCGACTGGGGAAGAGTCTGGAGCGAGCGGTTCGCATGTTGGGATGA
- a CDS encoding iron-sulfur cluster assembly scaffold protein gives MNRELYQELILEHFRSPRFKQALAISDPGVFTLQNPHCGDQVILRAIELDEGRLRWEHNASGCAASVASTSMLCEQLQGLEVGEARVQIEAFLNALRSPVNANSPLDASSMLPEAMQGNLELEALLLFRSNAARQFCVSLAWTCAENALAAL, from the coding sequence ATGAACCGTGAACTGTACCAGGAGTTGATTCTTGAACACTTCCGTTCCCCCCGATTCAAACAAGCTTTGGCGATCAGCGATCCCGGTGTGTTCACACTGCAAAATCCCCATTGCGGCGACCAGGTGATCTTGCGGGCGATTGAGTTGGATGAGGGGCGGCTGCGATGGGAACACAATGCTTCGGGCTGTGCGGCATCGGTAGCATCCACCTCGATGCTCTGTGAACAGTTGCAGGGGCTTGAGGTGGGGGAGGCGCGGGTGCAGATTGAGGCATTTCTGAACGCACTTCGGAGTCCGGTGAATGCGAACTCCCCTCTTGATGCTTCATCAATGCTGCCAGAAGCGATGCAGGGGAATCTTGAGTTGGAGGCACTGTTGTTGTTCCGTTCCAATGCGGCTCGGCAGTTCTGCGTATCACTGGCATGGACCTGCGCCGAGAATGCGCTTGCGGCACTGTGA
- a CDS encoding KpsF/GutQ family sugar-phosphate isomerase, whose translation MQAREAGLDVIARGKAYLDMEAQAVCLTRDHLGASFQQVLSQVHESYRRRNKLIFSGVGKNEPICEKIRATFNSTGVTAVYLDPLKALHGDLGLCDAGDLAFLFSNSGESEELIVLNSFLKRMDVTTIALTSKPESQLARQCDFCLPYQYGEEACPLNLAPTSSTTAALALGDALAMVFLEMRGLSRDDFAKYHPSGNLGRSLLLRVDEVMRTGDRMAVLPVDCVIRDAILSISKARCGIIALVETDSGKLAGVFSDGDFRRAALREQQVLDVPVRQYMTASPITVQSGQLAVEALRIFQHHRINDLIVVDSAGCPIGLIDGQDLPAIQLV comes from the coding sequence ATGCAAGCACGTGAAGCAGGATTGGATGTCATCGCCCGTGGCAAGGCGTATCTCGATATGGAAGCACAGGCGGTTTGCCTGACCCGGGATCACTTGGGCGCTTCATTTCAGCAGGTATTGTCGCAGGTGCACGAAAGTTACCGTCGACGGAACAAACTCATCTTCTCCGGTGTCGGCAAGAATGAACCCATTTGCGAAAAAATCCGGGCGACCTTCAACAGTACGGGCGTGACTGCCGTGTATCTGGACCCGCTCAAAGCGTTGCACGGGGATCTTGGACTTTGCGATGCGGGGGACCTCGCGTTTCTTTTCAGCAACAGTGGAGAATCCGAGGAGTTGATCGTGCTGAATTCTTTCCTGAAACGCATGGATGTCACAACCATCGCGCTGACGTCGAAACCGGAGAGCCAACTGGCACGCCAATGTGATTTTTGTCTACCATACCAGTATGGGGAGGAGGCCTGTCCGTTGAACCTCGCTCCAACATCGAGCACGACCGCAGCGCTCGCCCTCGGGGATGCCCTGGCTATGGTGTTTTTGGAAATGCGCGGACTGAGCAGGGACGATTTTGCGAAATATCACCCGTCCGGAAATTTGGGTCGTTCCTTGTTATTGCGTGTGGATGAAGTCATGCGAACGGGCGACCGCATGGCAGTGCTGCCCGTTGATTGTGTGATCCGGGATGCCATTCTTTCGATCAGCAAGGCGCGCTGTGGCATCATTGCGCTGGTCGAAACTGACAGCGGAAAACTTGCAGGTGTTTTCAGCGATGGTGATTTTCGGCGTGCGGCACTGCGGGAGCAGCAGGTACTCGATGTTCCGGTACGCCAGTACATGACGGCGTCGCCGATCACGGTGCAAAGCGGACAATTGGCGGTGGAGGCGCTCCGCATTTTTCAGCACCATCGCATCAATGATTTAATCGTGGTGGACAGTGCTGGTTGTCCGATTGGGCTGATCGATGGGCAAGACCTGCCTGCGATTCAGCTGGTGTAG